Proteins from one Chitinophaga oryzae genomic window:
- a CDS encoding LTA synthase family protein: MQYYWKNIPRYIRYVLVQTLYLFLLMVLFRLVFYLFFFKTTITDNATIAKAWYLGTKFDLRLALILVIPVALTAVIARNGFFTSKVIRKAVAVYLFIVFTALTLLYILDLGHYDYLGIRLDPSILRFLAKGERADNARMVWQSYPVVRGFLGLFVFLFLVFRLQRRTWNRFAAQPPVYLRNWPFTAWVIGLTLFVAAGIYGNFAYFPLRWSQAMFTRDNGVTSLGLNPILYFASNFSVEGDTYDINRTKTFYPYIAHYLKVDKADTEKLDFVRTVPGDPAKPKLNVVLVMLESTGAAPTSMYGNPMQATPNMQRLADSGVLFKNFYVPAISTAKTVFGVTTGLPDITAVKTASRHPKMLDQRIIMDQFKGYEKLYLLGGNTNWANIRAVFTNNVEGISIHEEGMYKSAKADVWGISDYDLITEASEIFKANNDQKKPFVAFLQLADNHPPYTTTSGAGDFKKVTEKDIDMEKFKKSGFVSIDQFNALRYEDYNVGHLINMARKDGYLDNTIFMFFGDHNCILNPYSFMPLPEYELATGGVHVTAFMYSPAHVKPQVVNTPGSLLDVYPTMASLVGLPYKNYTLGLNLFDSTRTDSKYAFITYLRNQQPYYGLIGDQYLYEVNLVTDATALYDLKGDPLKNIQAQQSDTAKNLDNLTRGFYESTRYLMFNNKK, encoded by the coding sequence ATGCAATATTATTGGAAGAATATACCCCGGTATATTCGTTATGTGCTTGTTCAAACGCTCTATCTCTTCCTGCTGATGGTGTTGTTCAGGCTCGTATTTTACCTGTTCTTCTTTAAAACCACCATTACCGACAATGCGACGATCGCAAAAGCGTGGTATCTGGGCACCAAGTTCGATCTCCGGCTGGCGCTCATCCTGGTGATCCCTGTCGCCCTCACGGCGGTGATCGCCCGTAACGGCTTCTTTACGTCGAAGGTTATACGTAAAGCAGTGGCCGTCTACCTCTTCATCGTTTTTACCGCCCTCACCTTATTATATATCCTTGATCTGGGACACTACGACTATCTCGGCATCCGCCTGGACCCTTCCATCCTGCGCTTCCTTGCCAAAGGGGAACGGGCAGACAACGCCCGGATGGTATGGCAAAGCTACCCGGTGGTACGGGGCTTCCTCGGCCTTTTCGTGTTCCTGTTCCTCGTTTTCCGGTTGCAACGCCGCACCTGGAACCGCTTTGCAGCGCAGCCGCCGGTATACCTGCGCAACTGGCCCTTTACCGCCTGGGTGATCGGACTGACACTGTTCGTTGCCGCCGGTATCTATGGCAACTTCGCCTATTTCCCGCTGCGCTGGAGCCAGGCCATGTTCACCCGCGACAACGGTGTCACCAGCCTCGGACTCAACCCCATCCTGTATTTTGCCTCCAATTTCTCCGTAGAGGGAGATACCTACGATATTAACCGCACCAAAACCTTTTACCCGTATATCGCCCATTACCTCAAAGTAGATAAGGCCGATACGGAAAAACTGGACTTTGTGCGCACCGTGCCCGGCGATCCGGCCAAACCGAAGCTCAACGTGGTACTGGTGATGCTGGAATCCACCGGCGCCGCCCCCACCAGCATGTACGGCAATCCCATGCAGGCCACGCCGAATATGCAACGGCTGGCCGACAGCGGCGTGCTCTTCAAAAATTTCTACGTGCCGGCCATCAGCACGGCCAAAACCGTTTTCGGCGTCACCACCGGCCTGCCGGACATCACCGCCGTGAAAACAGCCAGCCGCCATCCTAAAATGCTGGACCAGCGTATTATCATGGACCAGTTCAAAGGCTACGAAAAACTGTACCTCCTCGGCGGCAATACCAACTGGGCCAATATCCGTGCGGTATTCACCAACAACGTGGAAGGGATCAGCATCCATGAAGAAGGGATGTACAAATCCGCTAAAGCCGATGTGTGGGGCATCTCCGATTATGACCTGATCACCGAGGCCAGCGAAATCTTCAAAGCGAACAACGACCAGAAAAAGCCGTTCGTGGCTTTCCTCCAGCTGGCAGACAACCACCCGCCGTATACCACCACCAGCGGCGCCGGCGACTTCAAAAAAGTAACGGAGAAAGACATCGACATGGAGAAATTCAAAAAATCCGGCTTCGTGTCCATCGATCAGTTCAACGCCCTGCGGTATGAAGACTATAACGTGGGCCACCTGATAAATATGGCCCGCAAAGACGGTTACCTCGATAATACCATCTTCATGTTCTTCGGCGACCATAACTGTATCCTTAACCCGTACTCATTTATGCCGCTGCCGGAATATGAACTGGCTACCGGCGGCGTACATGTGACGGCCTTTATGTACAGCCCTGCCCACGTGAAGCCGCAGGTGGTGAATACGCCCGGCAGCCTGCTGGACGTATACCCGACCATGGCCAGCCTGGTGGGCCTGCCATATAAGAACTATACGCTCGGCCTCAATCTGTTCGACAGCACGCGGACAGACAGCAAATACGCGTTCATCACGTATCTGCGCAACCAGCAGCCGTATTACGGCCTGATAGGGGACCAGTACCTCTACGAGGTCAACCTGGTCACCGACGCCACCGCCCTGTACGACCTGAAGGGCGATCCGCTGAAGAACATACAGGCTCAGCAGTCAGACACTGCAAAAAATCTGGATAATTTAACACGGGGCTTCTACGAAAGCACGCGATATTTGATGTTTAATAACAAAAAGTAA
- the glmM gene encoding phosphoglucosamine mutase, with protein sequence MALIKSISGIRGTIGGKPGEGLSPLDVVKFTAAYGTWLSSQTDNRKVVIGRDGRISGEMVKNLVVSTLNSLGIDVVDLGLSTTPTVEIAVKMENAAGGIILTASHNPKEWNALKLLNAEGEFISGEDGAILLDIAAREDFTFVDVNKLGSYTQDDSYLQKHVDLIVNYPLVDVAAIRERNFKVVVDAVNSTGALFVPPLLKALGVNEVEVLFPEVTGKFSHNPEPLPENLTALSNEVNKSNADLGIAVDPDVDRLCFVCEDGSMFGEEYTLVAVADYVLSKRKGNTVSNMSSTQALKDVTLKNGGEYNPSAVGEVNVVRKMKATNAVIGGEGNGGIIVPDLHYGRDALIGIGLFLTHLAHSKKSIKALRNSYPDYFISKNKIELDKGVDVKTIFEKIKGKYKNQPVNTEDGLKIEFDKDWVHLRTSNTEPIIRIYAESQNETTADNIAKRIMQDIKEFM encoded by the coding sequence GTGGCACTGATCAAATCAATATCCGGTATTCGCGGAACCATAGGCGGCAAACCCGGTGAAGGACTCTCTCCCCTTGATGTGGTGAAATTTACTGCAGCATACGGGACCTGGCTCTCCTCCCAGACCGACAACCGCAAAGTGGTAATAGGCCGTGATGGCCGTATTTCCGGCGAAATGGTGAAAAACCTGGTAGTATCCACGCTCAACAGCCTGGGAATCGATGTAGTTGATCTGGGCCTGTCTACTACGCCAACAGTAGAAATTGCTGTAAAAATGGAAAATGCCGCCGGTGGTATCATCCTTACCGCCAGCCATAATCCGAAAGAATGGAACGCCCTGAAACTGCTGAATGCAGAAGGCGAATTCATCTCCGGCGAAGACGGCGCAATCCTGCTCGACATTGCAGCACGTGAAGACTTCACCTTTGTGGACGTGAACAAACTCGGTTCCTACACACAGGACGATTCTTACCTGCAAAAACATGTAGACCTTATAGTGAACTATCCTTTGGTGGATGTGGCCGCTATCAGGGAGCGTAATTTCAAAGTGGTGGTGGACGCCGTTAACTCCACCGGCGCACTGTTCGTTCCCCCGTTGCTGAAAGCGCTGGGCGTCAACGAAGTAGAAGTGCTGTTCCCGGAAGTGACCGGCAAATTCAGCCATAACCCTGAACCGCTGCCGGAAAACCTGACCGCACTGTCCAACGAAGTGAATAAATCCAACGCCGACCTGGGCATCGCTGTAGATCCGGACGTAGACCGCCTCTGCTTCGTTTGTGAAGACGGCAGCATGTTCGGTGAAGAATATACCCTCGTAGCGGTGGCCGACTATGTACTCAGCAAACGCAAAGGCAACACCGTTTCCAACATGTCTTCCACACAGGCTTTGAAAGATGTGACGCTGAAAAACGGCGGTGAGTACAATCCTTCTGCCGTAGGAGAAGTAAACGTGGTGAGAAAAATGAAAGCGACCAACGCTGTCATCGGCGGTGAAGGCAACGGCGGCATTATCGTGCCGGACCTGCACTACGGCCGCGATGCACTTATCGGCATCGGTCTTTTCCTGACCCACCTCGCACACAGCAAAAAAAGCATCAAAGCACTGCGTAACAGCTACCCCGACTATTTCATCTCCAAAAATAAAATCGAGCTGGACAAAGGGGTGGATGTAAAAACCATCTTCGAAAAAATCAAAGGCAAATACAAAAATCAACCGGTAAACACGGAAGACGGCCTGAAGATCGAATTCGACAAGGACTGGGTACACCTGCGCACCTCCAATACGGAACCTATTATCCGTATCTACGCGGAAAGCCAGAATGAGACCACGGCAGATAACATCGCCAAAAGGATCATGCAGGACATCAAAGAATTCATGTAG